A region from the Deinococcus ruber genome encodes:
- a CDS encoding GspE/PulE family protein, with amino-acid sequence MQAIHFPIITDAQPSDDGLYIGTYDGQLVYGADDPFDPEFQERIGGFVTFRAQVPAELPPPLPVATLEPAPDMRTIMDALYLMGVGNIKPGELTQANFHKILLQTGRITPEDLARAYAKFAGVMYIDPTRNPPSPDVRTLLSTHLITTYRIIPYSRASNTLTVLQADPTDTFSLVAVEDEAQGLDIRVAVASEPEIERLILTLYRRAAQDEELIREAASRPELHDPKDQDADPNGPVAKRIRTALEEAVSNQASDIHFQPEREGMMIRERVHGNLIPRSTVPAMYSAQLINQLKMMCGMTIESRLPQDKRLNLQMQIGGVSQLVRLRVSSLPSHHGDSIVMRLLPDVDTLPTLDGTGFSPHNLALVRQAIEGANGMILVTGPTGSGKTTLMHTTLRELNDHRIKIMAIEDPIEYEQPLIVQTEIRRSDDPENNLSFARALRSILRQDPDVIFVGEIRDEETATIAVQAAQTGHLLLSTLHTNSAIGTISRLMDLGVPPYLISGSLQLVIAQRLVGRPCPECSEERPMPDAYAPTKGATMLQGTGILDGAPCPTCYGTGDYKRLPVHEVLAITPDIRKAILAGDLAAVELYAKESGFRTVLEDGLAKVAAHQLNLNRVLELKTGEAL; translated from the coding sequence ACCCGTTTGATCCGGAATTCCAGGAACGTATCGGCGGCTTCGTCACCTTCCGCGCCCAGGTGCCCGCCGAACTCCCCCCACCCCTCCCGGTTGCCACACTCGAGCCCGCACCGGACATGCGGACCATCATGGACGCGCTGTACCTGATGGGGGTCGGCAACATCAAACCCGGCGAACTCACCCAGGCGAACTTCCATAAGATTCTGCTGCAGACCGGCCGCATTACCCCCGAAGACCTCGCCCGCGCCTACGCCAAATTCGCGGGCGTCATGTACATCGACCCCACCCGCAACCCCCCCAGCCCGGACGTCCGCACGCTCCTGAGCACCCACCTGATCACCACTTACCGCATCATCCCCTACAGCCGCGCCAGCAACACCCTCACGGTCCTGCAGGCCGACCCCACCGACACCTTCAGCCTCGTCGCGGTCGAAGATGAAGCGCAGGGCCTGGACATCCGCGTGGCCGTCGCCTCCGAACCCGAGATCGAGCGCCTGATCCTCACCCTCTACCGCCGCGCCGCCCAGGACGAAGAACTCATCCGCGAGGCCGCCAGCCGCCCCGAACTGCACGACCCGAAGGATCAGGACGCCGACCCCAACGGCCCGGTCGCCAAACGCATCCGCACCGCCCTGGAAGAAGCCGTCAGCAACCAGGCCAGCGACATTCACTTCCAGCCGGAACGCGAAGGCATGATGATTCGCGAACGCGTCCACGGCAACCTCATTCCCCGCAGCACCGTGCCCGCCATGTACTCCGCCCAGCTGATCAACCAGCTCAAGATGATGTGCGGCATGACCATCGAGTCCCGCCTGCCGCAGGACAAACGCCTCAATCTCCAGATGCAGATCGGCGGCGTTTCGCAACTCGTTCGGTTACGCGTCAGCAGCCTCCCGTCGCATCACGGCGACAGCATTGTCATGCGACTCCTCCCTGACGTCGACACCCTCCCCACGCTCGACGGCACCGGCTTCTCCCCGCACAACCTCGCCCTGGTCCGACAGGCCATCGAAGGCGCCAACGGCATGATCCTGGTCACCGGCCCCACCGGCAGCGGCAAGACCACCCTGATGCACACCACCCTGCGCGAACTCAATGACCACCGCATCAAGATCATGGCCATCGAGGACCCCATCGAGTACGAGCAGCCGCTGATCGTCCAGACCGAAATCCGCCGCAGTGACGACCCCGAGAACAACCTGTCGTTCGCCCGAGCCCTGCGCAGCATCCTTCGGCAAGACCCGGATGTCATCTTCGTGGGTGAGATCCGCGACGAAGAAACGGCGACCATCGCCGTGCAGGCCGCGCAGACCGGCCACCTGCTGCTCAGCACGCTGCACACCAACAGCGCCATCGGCACCATCAGCCGCCTGATGGATCTGGGCGTGCCCCCGTACCTGATCTCCGGGAGCCTGCAGTTGGTGATCGCCCAGCGTCTGGTCGGCCGTCCCTGCCCGGAATGCAGTGAAGAGCGGCCAATGCCGGACGCGTACGCCCCGACCAAGGGCGCGACCATGCTGCAAGGCACCGGCATCCTCGACGGTGCACCCTGCCCCACCTGCTACGGCACCGGGGACTACAAACGCCTGCCCGTGCACGAAGTGCTCGCCATCACCCCGGACATCCGCAAAGCCATCCTGGCGGGCGATCTCGCCGCCGTGGAGCTGTACGCCAAGGAGAGCGGCTTCCGCACCGTGCTGGAGGACGGCCTGGCCAAGGTCGCGGCTCACCAGCTCAACCTCAACCGTGTGCTCGAACTGAAAACCGGAGAAGCCCTATGA